A single region of the Halobacterium wangiae genome encodes:
- a CDS encoding helix-turn-helix domain-containing protein translates to MIEECLFVEFGVEGDDCPLADATRATGASVDARPPQLRTDGYALLQFSSTNGDGLAAALDADDRVRYLHVARDDGRYTYRCLSKQPCVLHELVSAGFLADSLHYRGGEARFTGAVVGQEVLRGVLDTAGDTVGVTLERTYPIGDRSDSPIATRWGVTPAQADALRTAFEMGYFAVPRDADASEVAAALGVSKSAFLERLRRGLARLLGETL, encoded by the coding sequence GTGATCGAGGAGTGTCTGTTCGTCGAGTTCGGCGTCGAGGGCGACGACTGCCCGCTCGCAGACGCGACACGTGCGACCGGTGCGAGTGTCGACGCCCGCCCCCCACAGTTGCGCACCGACGGCTACGCGCTCCTCCAGTTCTCCTCGACGAACGGCGACGGCCTCGCGGCCGCCCTCGACGCCGACGACCGCGTGCGCTACCTCCACGTCGCGCGCGACGACGGCCGCTACACGTACCGCTGTCTCTCCAAACAGCCCTGTGTCCTCCACGAACTCGTCAGCGCGGGGTTCCTCGCGGACAGCCTCCACTACCGCGGCGGCGAGGCCCGATTCACGGGCGCCGTCGTCGGCCAAGAGGTGCTCCGCGGCGTCCTCGACACCGCCGGCGACACCGTCGGCGTCACGCTCGAACGAACCTACCCTATCGGCGACCGGAGCGACAGCCCCATCGCAACCCGCTGGGGGGTGACGCCCGCGCAGGCCGACGCTCTGCGCACCGCCTTCGAGATGGGGTACTTCGCGGTCCCGCGGGACGCCGACGCGAGCGAAGTGGCCGCGGCGCTGGGCGTCTCGAAGTCCGCGTTCCTCGAACGACTGCGCCGGGGACTGGCGCGCCTGCTCGGCGAGACGCTGTGA